From the genome of Argentina anserina chromosome 4, drPotAnse1.1, whole genome shotgun sequence, one region includes:
- the LOC126790517 gene encoding 26S proteasome non-ATPase regulatory subunit 1 homolog A-like → MATLVSSAGGLLAMLNETHPELKLYALSNLNKLVDGFWPEISTSVTIIESLYEDEEFGQHQRQLAALLVSKVFYYLGELNDSLSYALGAGPLFDVSEDSYYIHTLLAKAIDEYASLKCKAAQSNAEAANVDPRLEAIVERMLNKCILDGKYQQAMGIAIECRRLDKLEEAIIKSDNVQGTLSYCINVSHSYINLREYRREVLRLLVRVYQKLPSPDYLSICQCLMFLDETEGVATILEKLLRSENKEDALLAFQIAFDLVENEHQAFLLNVRNRLSAPKTQALEPVQPESNEAAENESTAPADVQMTDGNSTTSVTLPEDPSEVMYSERLTKIKGILSGETSIKLTLQFLYSHNKSDLLILKTIKQSVEMRNSVCHSATIYANAIMHAGTTVDTFLRENLDWLSRATNWAKFSATAGLGVIHRGHLQQGRSLMAPYLPQGGAGGGGSPYSEGGALYALGLIHANHGEGIKQFLRDSLRSTNVEVIQHGACLGLGLSALGTADEEIYDDIKTVLYTDSAVAGEAAGISMGLLMVGTASEKAGEMLAYTHETSHEKIIRGLALGIALTVYGREEEADTLIEQMTRDQDPILRYGGMYALALAYSGTANNKAIRQLLHFAVSDVSDDVRRTAVLALGFVLYSEPEQTPRIVSLLSESYNPHVRYGAALAVGISCAGTGLSEAISLLEPLTSDVVDFVRQGALIAMAMVMVQISEASDSRVGAFRRQLEKIILDKHEDTMSKMGAILASGILDAGGRNVTIRLLSKTKHDKVTAVVGLAVFSQFWYWYPLIYFLSLAFSPTAFIGLNYDLKVPKFQFLSYAKPSLFEYPKPTAVATTTSAVKLPTAVLSTSAKATKARAKKEAADQKANPDKTNPGAESSSGKGKSFSEKDGDSMQVDSSTEKKSEPERAEPAFEFLTNPARVVPAQEEYIKFMEESRYVPIKLEPSGFVLLRDQRPTEPEVLSLTDTPSSTASTAGGPATGQPGSASAMAVDEEPQPPQPFEYTV, encoded by the exons ATGGCGACCTTAGTGAGCTCGGCGGGTGGCCTACTCGCCATGCTTAACGAGACCCATCCGGAGCTCAAGCTCTATGCTTTGTCCAACCTCAACAAATTGGTCGATGGCTTCTGGCCCGAGATCTCCACCAGCGTTACCATCat AGAAAGTTtgtatgaagatgaagaatttGGTCAGCATCAACGACAACTGGCTGCATTGCTTGTTTCAAAG GTCTTTTACTATTTGGGTGAACTTAATGACTCTCTGTCCTACGCCCTTGGTGCGGGACCCTTATTTGATGTGTCAGAGGATTCTTATTACATTCATACTCTTCTTG CTAAAGCTATAGATGAGTATGCCAGTCTTAAGTGTAAGGCGGCACAATCAAATGCTGAAGCAGCAAATGTGGATCCTAGGTTGGAGGCTATTGTGGAGAGAATGCTGAATAA GTGTATCCTCGATGGGAAATACCAACAAGCTATGGGGATTGCAATTGAATGTCGAAGACTGGATAAACTTGAGGAAGCAATAATAAAGAGTGATAATGTTCAAGGAACCCTGTCATATTGCATCAACGTCTCTCATTCATATATTAATCTCAGAGAATATAGACGTGAG GTGCTTCGTCTTCTTGTCAGAGTGTATCAAAAGCTGCCTTCTCCAGATTACTTAAGCATTTGCCAGTGTCTCATGTTCTTGGATGAAACAGAAGGTGTTGCAACCATATTGGAAAAGCTCCTGCGCTCGGAAAACAAGGAAGATGCACTTTTGGCATTTCAAATAGCCTTTGACCTTGTAGAGAATGAGCACCAAGCTTTCCTCTTAAATGTAAGAAATCGCCTTTCAGCTCCCAAGACTCAAGCTTTAGAGCCAGTGCAACCTGAATCTAATGAAGCTGCGGAAAATGAAAGCACTGCTCCAGCGGATGTTCAAATGACGGATGGAAACTCTACTACCAGTGTGACTCTGCCTGAAGATCCCAGTGAAGTGATGTATTCTGAGAGACTGACAAAAATTAAAGGAATTTTGTCTGGAGAGACGTCAATAAAGTTGACTTTACAATTTTTGTACAGCCATAACAA GTCCGATCTGCTTATCCTGAAGACAATAAAGCAGTCTGTTGAAATGAGAAATAGTGTATGCCATAGTGCAACGATTTATGCTAATGCAATTATGCATGCTGGAACAACTGTGGATACATTTCTGAGGGAGAATCTG GACTGGTTAAGCAGAGCCACTAATTGGGCAAAATTCAGTGCAACAGCGGGGCTAGGTGTTATTCATAGAGGACACTTGCAGCAGGGAAGATCTCTGATGGCACCTTACTTGCCTCAAGGTGGGGCTGGTGGTGGTGGAAGTCCATACTCGGAAGGCGGTGCTCTGTATGCTCTGGGACTCATCCATGCCAACCATGGGGAGGGCATCAAACAGTTCCTTCGTGATAGCCTACGCAGTACTAATGTGGAG GTTATTCAACACGGGGCCTGCTTGGGTCTTGGCTTGTCAGCTTTAGGAACTGCTGATGAAGAGATTTATGATGACATTAAAACTGTGCTATATACTGACAGTGCTGTGGCTGGTGAAGCAGCTGGTATTAGTATGGGTTTACTCATGGTTGGAACTGCAAGTGAGAAGGCCGGCGAGATGCTTGCTTATACACATGAGACATCGCATGAAAAGATCATCAG AGGGTTGGCATTAGGGATTGCCCTGACGGTATATGGAAGAGAAGAGGAAGCAGACACCTTAATTGAACAAATGACAAGAGATCAAGACCCCATACTGCGTTATGGTGGTATGTATGCATTGGCATTGGCCTATAGTGGGACAGCAAACAACAAAGCTATCCGCCAGCTGCTGCATTTTGCTGTATCAGACGTGAGTGATGATGTCCGGAGAACTGCTGTTCTAGCCCTTGGTTTTGTCTTATACTCTGAGCCAGAGCAG ACGCCTCGTATTGTCTCCCTACTATCTGAGTCCTACAATCCCCATGTTCGATATGGTGCTGCTCTTGCAGTAGGAATCTCTTGTGCTGGTACTGGCTTGAGTGAGGCCATATCTCTATTAGAACCTCTGACTTCAGATGTTGTTGATTTTGTGCGGCAAGGTGCACTCATTGCTATGGCTATGGTCATGGTTCAGATCAGTGAAGCTAGTGATTCCCGTGTTGGAGCTTTTAG GCGACAATTGGAAAAAATAATTCTCGATAAGCATGAGGATACCATGAGCAAAATGGGAGCAATCTTGGCCTCGGGAATTCTTGATGCTGGTGGAAGGAATGTGACAATAAGACTGCTTTCTAAGACAAAACATGATAAAGTCACTGCGGTGGTTGGCCTTGCTGTTTTCAGCCAATTTTGGTACTGGTATCCCCTCATATATTTCTTGAGCTTGGCATTCTCACCAACGGCTTTCATAGGACTGAACTATGACCTTAAAGTTCCGAAGTTTCAGTTCCTGTCATATGCAAAACCTTCTCTGTTTGAATATCCTAAACCAACCGCTGTGGCAACCACTACATCGGCTGTGAAACTCCCAACTGCTGTTCTGTCAACATCAGCAAAGGCCACTAAAGCTAGGGCCAAGAAAGAAGCTGCAGATCAGAAGGCAAATCCAGACAAGACCAATCCTGGGGCAGAGAGTTCTTCTGGTAAAGGAAAATCATTTAGTGAGAAAGATGGGGATTCTATGCAG GTTGATAGCTCAACAGAGAAGAAGTCAGAACCTGAACGGGCTGAACCTGCTTTTGAGTTTTTGACCAACCCAGCTAGGGTGGTTCCTGCTCAGGAGGAATACATTAAATTTATGGAAGAAAGCAGATATGTACCTATCAAGCTAGAACCTTCAGGATTTGTTCTCTTGAGAGACCAGAGACCTACTGAACCAGAAGTGCTCTCACTTACAGACACACCCTCTTCTACAGCATCCACCGCTGGTGGACCAGCCACTGGACAGCCAGGATCTGCTTCAGCCATGGCAGTTGATGAAGAACCTCAACCTCCTCAGCCTTTTGAATACACCGTCTGA